A region of Vibrio chagasii DNA encodes the following proteins:
- a CDS encoding glutamate synthase subunit beta: MGKPTGFLEHGRELPKKLDPSVRIEDNKEFVLNEEFGDKINTQASRCMDCGVPFCHSGCPIGNIIPEFNDAVYRDSWEEAWNILSSTNNFPEFTGRVCPSPCESACVLGINQDPITICNIEKTIVETAYREGYAKPKTPRSRTGKTVAIVGSGPAGLAAAEQLNSAGHSVTVFERDEKVGGLLRFGIPDFKLGMDVIDRKINLMAEAGVEFKVNQHIGVDVNAQQLRQEFDVVLLTGGSTVPRDLPIPGRELKGVHFAMEFLGQNNRRANDMDLKGEEIHAKDKHVVVIGGGDTGSDCVGTSNRHKAASITQVEIMPIPPEKRPANMPWPQYPMIMKTTTSHEEGCERHWNILTKEFIGNDQGEVTGLRIADIVWKDAAPGERPTFDEVANSERVIPCDQAFLAMGFLHPEPTGVLAQLDIKLDERGNVASEGYATNQKGVFAAGDMRTGQSLVVRCINEGRECAIAIDDFLMGNSNLEAKADSLMLSA; this comes from the coding sequence ATGGGTAAGCCTACTGGATTTTTAGAACACGGTCGCGAGCTTCCAAAGAAGCTCGATCCATCGGTTCGTATTGAAGACAACAAAGAGTTCGTACTTAACGAAGAGTTTGGCGACAAGATTAATACTCAAGCCTCTCGTTGTATGGACTGTGGCGTACCTTTCTGTCACAGCGGTTGTCCGATTGGTAACATCATCCCAGAATTTAATGACGCGGTTTACCGTGACAGCTGGGAAGAAGCTTGGAACATCCTAAGCTCGACCAATAACTTTCCTGAGTTTACAGGTCGTGTGTGTCCTTCTCCTTGTGAGAGTGCTTGTGTACTAGGTATCAACCAAGACCCAATCACCATCTGTAATATCGAGAAAACGATTGTAGAAACTGCGTACCGTGAAGGGTATGCAAAGCCAAAAACTCCTCGCTCTCGCACAGGCAAAACCGTAGCGATTGTTGGCTCTGGCCCTGCAGGTCTAGCCGCAGCTGAGCAGCTAAACAGCGCTGGCCACTCAGTGACGGTATTTGAACGTGACGAGAAAGTTGGCGGCCTACTGCGTTTCGGTATCCCAGATTTCAAACTGGGCATGGACGTGATTGATCGTAAGATCAACCTAATGGCTGAAGCTGGCGTTGAATTTAAAGTGAATCAACACATTGGTGTTGATGTTAACGCCCAGCAGCTACGCCAAGAGTTTGATGTGGTATTGCTAACTGGTGGTTCTACGGTTCCTCGTGACCTACCAATCCCAGGTCGTGAATTGAAAGGCGTTCATTTTGCTATGGAATTCCTTGGCCAAAACAACCGCCGCGCAAACGACATGGACCTAAAAGGTGAAGAGATTCACGCTAAAGATAAGCACGTTGTGGTTATCGGTGGCGGTGATACTGGCTCTGACTGTGTAGGTACATCAAACCGTCACAAAGCAGCGAGTATTACTCAGGTTGAGATCATGCCGATCCCACCAGAGAAGCGCCCTGCAAACATGCCTTGGCCTCAATACCCAATGATCATGAAGACCACGACTTCCCACGAAGAAGGCTGTGAGCGTCATTGGAACATCTTGACTAAAGAGTTCATCGGTAACGATCAAGGCGAAGTGACCGGTCTACGTATCGCCGATATCGTGTGGAAAGACGCAGCGCCAGGTGAGCGTCCTACTTTTGACGAAGTAGCAAACTCAGAGCGTGTGATTCCATGTGACCAAGCATTCCTAGCGATGGGTTTCCTACACCCAGAACCAACCGGTGTACTTGCTCAACTTGATATCAAACTGGACGAGCGCGGTAACGTTGCTTCTGAAGGTTACGCAACAAACCAGAAAGGCGTTTTTGCGGCTGGTGATATGCGTACAGGTCAGTCTCTAGTCGTTCGCTGCATTAACGAAGGTCGTGAATGTGCAATTGCGATTGATGACTTCTTAATGGGCAACTCAAACCTAGAAGCGAAAGCCGATTCACTCATGCTTTCCGCATAA